A stretch of the Vitis vinifera cultivar Pinot Noir 40024 chromosome 16, ASM3070453v1 genome encodes the following:
- the LOC100267287 gene encoding protein phosphatase 2C 51 has translation MVSKTTSDDRRLSRLNAKRVRNARRRRLEFRRMKPKCQSETDVGVGTGVDEKEEKSNVEDCSTEISLSFSSSSPSSSENDAIPAKKTEVARSFQPPSYGTVSVIGRRREMEDAVRVELGFWSGGGERYDFFGVYDGHGGVRVAEVCRERLHRVLAEEIEKENCGGGGGWERAMKRCFGKVDDEVVSGGWCRKENGAVNTVGSTAVVAVVGGEVVVVANCGDSRAVICRDGVAVPLSNDHKPNRPDELDRVEAAGGRVINWDGYRVLGVLATSRSIGDQHLKPFVISEPEVTVSERTDADEFLILASDGLWDVISNEVACQVVRRCLDGQAGRIRKIENGRSSHAIEAKSRVAEAATLLVEMAMGRGSRDNISAIVVELKKPKTGNFCE, from the exons ATGGTCAGTAAAACGACGTCGGATGATAGAAGACTGAGTCGACTCAATGCAAAGCGAGTCAGGAATGCTCGACGGAGGAGGCTGGAGTTCCGGCGAATGAAGCCGAAATGCCAATCTGAGACCGACGTCGGGGTCGGGACCGGCGTCGATGAGAAGGAAGAGAAATCCAATGTGGAAGACTGCTCGACAGAGATATCGCTGTCGTTCTCCTCGTCGTCCCCGTCGTCCTCGGAGAACGACGCAATTCCGGCTAAGAAGACGGAAGTTGCACGAAGTTTTCAGCCTCCGTCGTACGGGACGGTGTCGGTGATTGGGAGGAGGAGGGAAATGGAGGATGCGGTGAGGGTGGAACTGGGGTTTTGGAGCGGGGGCGGAGAGAGGTACGACTTTTTTGGGGTGTACGACGGGCACGGCGGGGTTAGGGTGGCGGAAGTGTGCAGAGAGAGGCTGCACAGGGTGCTAGCGGAGGAGATAGAGAAGGAGAATTGCGGTGGTGGCGGTGGGTGGGAGAGAGCGATGAAGAGATGTTTTGGGAAAGTGGATGACGAGGTGGTGAGTGGAGGGTGGTGCCGGAAGGAGAACGGGGCAGTGAACACGGTGGGATCGACGGCGGTGGTGGCGGTGGTGGGCGGGGAGGTGGTAGTGGTGGCCAACTGCGGCGACTCCAGAGCTGTGATATGCAGAGATGGTGTCGCCGTGCCTTTGTCAAACGATCATAAG CCAAACAGACCAGATGAACTGGATAGGGTAGAAGCTGCGGGAGGAAGAGTCATAAATTGGGACGGATACCGAGTCTTGGGAGTACTTGCCACTTCGAGATCTATAG GCGACCAGCACCTCAAGCCATTTGTGATATCAGAACCGGAAGTCACAGTGAGTGAGCGAACCGACGCCGACGAGTTCCTAATTCTAGCAAGCGATGGCCTGTGGGACGTGATATCGAATGAGGTTGCATGTCAAGTTGTGAGGAGATGTCTGGACGGCCAAGCGGGGCGAATTCGGAAGATTGAAAATGGAAGATCATCACATGCAATTGAAGCAAAAAGTCGAGTTGCAGAGGCAGCAACTCTGCTGGTAGAGATGGCAATGGGACGAGGTAGTAGAGATAACATAAGTGCCATAGTAGTTGAGCTGAAGAAACCCAAAACTGGAAATTTCTGTGAATAG
- the LOC100853016 gene encoding pentatricopeptide repeat-containing protein At3g49170, chloroplastic, translated as MITLSLPSPAQPLLPPSSKTLNPSRQNIIPSSLSLKNPNFEPLKNRLIRQLDVGRLHHAFSTLDLMTQQNAPPDLTTYSILLKSCIRFRNFQLGKLVHRKLMQSGLELDSVVLNTLISLYSKCGDTETARLIFEGMGNKRDLVSWSAMVSCFANNSMELQAIWTFLDMLELGFYPNEYCFAAVIRACSNANYAWVGEIIYGFVVKTGYLEADVCVGCELIDMFVKGSGDLGSAYKVFDKMPDRNLVTWTLMITRFAQLGCARDAIDLFLDMELSGYVPDRFTYSSVLSACTELGLLALGKQLHSRVIRLGLALDVCVGCSLVDMYAKCAADGSVDDSRKVFERMPEHNVMSWTAIITAYVQSGECDKEAIELFCKMISGHIWPNHFSFSSVLKACGNLSDPYTGEQVYSYAVKLGIASVNCVGNSLISMYARSGRMEDARKAFDILFEKNLVSYNAIVDGYAKNLKSEEAFLLFNEIADTGIGISAFTFASLLSGAASIGAMGKGEQIHGRLLKGGYKSNQCICNALISMYSRCGNIEAAFQVFNEMEDRNVISWTSMITGFAKHGFATRALEMFHQMLETGTKPNEITYVAVLSACSHVGMISEGQKHFNSMYKEHGIVPRMEHYACMVDLLGRSGLLVEAMEFINSMPLMADALVWRTLLGACHVHGNTELGRHAAEMILEQEPDDPAAYILLSNLHASAGQWKDVVKIRKSMKERNLIKEAGCSWIEVENRVHRFHVGETSHPQAWQIYQELDQLASKIKEMGYIPDTDFVLHDIEEQQKEQFLFQHSEKIAVAFGLISTSQSKPIRIFKNLRVCGDCHTAIKYISMATGREIVVRDSNRFHHIKNGVCSCNDYW; from the coding sequence ATGATAACTCTCTCTCTTCCCTCTCCCGCCCAACCCCTCCTCCCACCTTcttccaaaaccctaaacccttcCCGCCAAAACATTATCCCCTCCTCCCTCTCCCTCAAAAACCCCAACTTCGAGCCCCTCAAGAACCGTCTGATCCGCCAACTCGACGTGGGCCGCCTCCACCATGCATTCTCCACCCTTGATCTCATGACCCAGCAAAACGCCCCACCAGATCTCACCACCTACTCCATCCTCCTCAAGTCCTGCATCCGATTCCGCAACTTCCAACTCGGGAAACTCGTCCACCGGAAGCTAATGCAGTCTGGACTCGAGCTCGACTCGGTTGTGTTGAACACTCTGATCAGCTTGTACTCAAAATGTGGCGACACCGAAACCGCTAGGTTGATTTTTGAGGGAATGGGAAATAAGAGAGACTTGGTTTCATGGAGTGCGATGGTCTCATGTTTTGCGAATAACAGTATGGAGTTGCAAGCAATTTGGACATTTCTTGATATGCTTGAATTGGGGTTTTACCCGAATGAGTATTGCTTTGCGGCCGTGATTCGGGCTTGTTCAAACGCCAATTACGCCTGGGTTGGGGAGATAATTTATGGGTTTGTGGTGAAAACCGGGTACCTTGAGGCTGATGTCTGTGTTGGGTGCGAATTGATTGATATGTTTGTGAAGGGTAGTGGTGATTTGGGCTCAGCTTATAAGGTGTTTGACAAAATGCCTGACAGAAATTTGGTTACTTGGACTTTAATGATAACTAGATTTGCGCAATTAGGTTGTGCAAGAGATGCAATTGATTTGTTTTTAGATATGGAATTGAGTGGTTATGTACCGGACCGTTTTACATATAGTAGTGTCCTTTCTGCTTGTACAGAATTAGGATTGTTAGCACTAGGAAAGCAATTGCATTCACGAGTAATACGTTTAGGATTGGCATTGGATGTTTGTGTTGGTTGTAGCTTGGTGGACATGTATGCAAAGTGTGCAGCAGATGGGTCAGTGGATGATTCGAGGAAGGTATTTGAGCGGATGCCTGAGCATAATGTTATGTCTTGGACTGCAATTATCACAGCGTATGTGCAAAGTGGAGAGTGTGATAAGGAAGCTATTGAACTTTTCTGCAAGATGATATCCGGTCATATATGGCCTaatcatttctcattttcaagTGTTCTCAAGGCATGTGGAAACCTTTCTGATCCATATACAGGTGAGCAGGTGTACAGCTATGCAGTGAAACTGGGCATAGCATCAGTGAATTGTGTGGGGAATTCTCTTATTAGCATGTATGCTAGGAGTGGAAGAATGGAAGATGCCCGAAAAGCTTTTGATATTCTCTTTGAGAAGAATTTGGTTTCTTACAATGCAATTGTTGATGGGTATGCCAAGAACTTGAAGTCTGAAGAAGCTTTTCTACTCTTTAATGAGATCGCAGATACTGGTATTGGTATCAGTGCTTTTACATTTGCTAGCTTGTTGAGTGGGGCTGCAAGTATAGGTGCAATGGGCAAAGGTGAGCAGATTCATGGTCGGTTATTGAAGGGAGGCTACAAGTCAAACCAATGCATTTGTAATGCTTTGATCTCTATGTATTCTAGGTGTGGTAACATTGAAGCTGCTTTTCAAGTTTTTAATGAGATGGAAGATCGGAATGTGATATCTTGGACTTCAATGATCACGGGTTTTGCAAAACATGGATTTGCAACCAGAGCTTTGGAAATGTTCCATCAAATGCTTGAGACAGGGACAAAGCCGAATGAGATCACCTATGTTGCCGTATTATCAGCTTGTAGCCATGTTGGTATGATCTCTGAGGGACAGAAACACTTCAATTCAATGTACAAAGAACATGGAATTGTCCCAAGAATGGAGCATTATGCATGTATGGTTGATTTACTAGGCCGGTCTGGACTTCTTGTAGAAGCCATGGAGTTCATTAACTCAATGCCCCTCATGGCTGATGCTCTGGTTTGGCGAACACTGCTTGGAGCCTGCCATGTTCATGGTAATACAGAGCTTGGAAGACATGCTGCAGAGATGATTCTTGAGCAGGAACCAGATGACCCAGCAGCATATATCTTACTGTCAAACTTGCATGCTTCAGCAGGTCAGTGGAAAGACGTAGTGAAGATCAGAAAAAGTATGAAAGAGCGTAATTTGATCAAAGAAGCTGGCTGTAGTTGGATTGAGGTAGAAAATAGGGTGCACAGGTTCCATGTAGGGGAGACTTCCCACCCTCAAGCGTGGCAGATTTATCAAGAACTGGACCAACTGGCTTCCAAAATAAAGGAGATGGGTTACATCCCTGACACAGACTTTGTTCTTCACGACATAGAAGAACAACAAAAGGAGCAATTCCTTTTCCAACACAGTGAGAAAATAGCAGTGGCATTTGGGCTTATAAGCACAAGCCAGTCGAAACCCATCAGGATATTTAAGAATCTTCGCGTCTGTGGCGATTGCCATACTGCAATAAAGTACATTTCAATGGCAACAGGGAGAGAAATAGTAGTAAGGGACTCTAACCGGTTTCATCATATAAAGAATGGGGTGTGCTCTTGTAACGATTACTGGTGA
- the LOC100854711 gene encoding LOW QUALITY PROTEIN: pentatricopeptide repeat-containing protein At3g49170, chloroplastic (The sequence of the model RefSeq protein was modified relative to this genomic sequence to represent the inferred CDS: inserted 2 bases in 1 codon; deleted 1 base in 1 codon) encodes MRGPQLSLFYELEAFHNIISLKLAIGEDRDNSLSSLSRPTPPLLPPSFKTLSPPRQNIIPNPHSHKNPNFESLKNRQIRQLDVGHLNHALSSLDLMTLQNAPPDLTTYSILLKSCIRFRNFQLRKLVHRKLIQSGLELDSVVLNTLISLYSKRGDTATARLIFEGMENKRDLVSWSAMVSCFAINSMELQAIWTFFYFLELGFYPNEYCFVVVIRACSMXVGEIIYGFVVKTGYFAADVCVGCELIDVFVKGSGDLGSGYKVFEKMPERNLGTWTLMITRFAQLGCARDAIELFLDMELSGHALDRFTYGSVLSASTVSGLLALGKQLHSQVIRLGLASDVCVGCSLVDMYAKCTADGSVDDLRKAFDRMPEHNVMSWTAIITAYVQIGECDKEAIELFCKMISGRVQPNHFSFSSVLKACGNLSDPYKHALREMEKFIR; translated from the exons atgcggggtccacag CTCTCCCTCTTTTATGAGCTTGAAGCCTTCCACAACATCATTTCTCTCAAACTAGCCATTGGGGAAGACCGTGATAACTCTCTCTCTTCCCTCTCCCGCCCAACCCCTCCCCTCCTTCCACCTTCTTTCAAAACCCTAAGCCCTCCCCGCCAAAACATTATCCCCAACCCGCATTCTCACAAAAACCCCAACTTCGAGTCCCTCAAGAACCGTCAGATCCGCCAACTCGACGTGGGCCACCTCAACCATGCACTCTCCTCCCTTGATCTCATGACCCTGCAAAACGCCCCACCAGACCTCACCACCTACTCCATCCTCCTCAAGTCCTGCATCCGATTCCGCAACTTCCAACTCCGGAAACTCGTCCACCGGAAGCTAATTCAGTCTGGACTTGAGCTCGACTCGGTTGTGTTGAACACTCTGATCAGCTTGTACTCCAAACGTGGCGACACCGCAACCGCTAGGTTGATTTTTGAGGGAATGGAAAATAAGAGAGACTTGGTTTCATGGAGTGCGATGGTCTCATGTTTTGCGATTAACAGCATGGAGTTGCAAGCaatttggaca tttttttattttctcgaaTTGGGTTTTTACCCAAATGAGTATTGCTTTGTGGTCGTGATTCGGGCTTGTTCAAT AGTTGGGGAGATAATTTATGGGTTTGTGGTTAAAACCGGGTATTTTGCTGCTGATGTGTGTGTTGGGTGTGAATTGATTGATGTGTTCGTGAAGGGTAGTGGTGACTTGGGCTCAGGTTATAAGGTGTTCGAGAAAATGCCAGAGAGAAATTTGGGTACTTGGACTTTGATGATAACTAGATTTGCGCAATTGGGTTGTGCCAGAGATGCGATTGAATTGTTTTTGGATATGGAATTGAGTGGTCATGCACTGGATCGGTTTACATATGGTAGTGTCCTTTCTGCTAGTACAGTGTCAGGATTGTTAGCACTAGGGAAGCAATTGCATTCCCAAGTTATACGTTTGGGATTGGCTTCAGATGTTTGTGTTGGTTGTAGCTTGGTGGACATGTATGCAAAGTGTACAGCAGATGGGTCCGTGGATGATTTGAGGAAGGCATTTGATCGGATGCCTGAGCATAATGTTATGTCTTGGACCGCAATTATCACAGCATATGTGCAAATTGGAGAGTGTGATAAGGAAGCTATTGAACTTTTCTGCAAGATGATATCTGGCCGTGTACAGCCTaatcatttctcattttcaagTGTTCTCAAGGCATGTGGAAACCTTTCTGATCCTTATAAACATGCTTTAAGGGAAATGGAGAAATTTATTAGATAA